The following proteins are encoded in a genomic region of Dehalococcoidia bacterium:
- a CDS encoding MoaD/ThiS family protein: MVTVVIPSPLRRFSGGVERVEVEGASLRQVFENLGRHYPELRDRIVYDDDLRPGIAVSIDDEITEDGLLARVRDGSVVHIMPAMGGG; this comes from the coding sequence ATGGTCACCGTCGTCATCCCATCGCCCCTGAGGCGGTTCAGCGGCGGCGTCGAGCGGGTGGAGGTCGAGGGCGCCAGCCTGCGCCAGGTCTTCGAGAACCTGGGGCGGCATTACCCGGAGTTGCGCGACCGCATCGTCTACGACGACGACCTGCGACCGGGGATCGCCGTCTCAATCGACGACGAGATCACCGAGGACGGCCTGTTGGCGCGCGTGCGTGACGGTAGCGTGGTGCACATCATGCCCGCGATGGGCGGCGGATGA